A genomic stretch from Vicugna pacos unplaced genomic scaffold, VicPac4 scaffold_16, whole genome shotgun sequence includes:
- the LOC140692720 gene encoding uncharacterized protein, giving the protein MDVTHQGQWNDPADRPWCPRCRTVPVPSKMEHLLLGDNAEGNASSSHAVDLDHSSLSSHSCGTGARRCQGSWTRSWSRELRNFLKSTLALRMFLPVSAWFNRSHECLSSLVSSTAVSRPGISIVAEHLSSMCSHLSSIRAAIFSASCSSYLPYSRLQQDWACLKVARSLTSKLMAGRSSTVCPFRFWKLTRELRSLGSSSISN; this is encoded by the exons atggatgtcacacatcagggccagtggaatgatcccgcagaccgaccttggtgtcctcggtgccgtaccgtgccggtgccatccaaaatggagcatctgcttttgggagataatgctgaaggaaatgcttcatcttctcacgctgtggacttggaccactcttccttgtcctctcattcttgtggcacgggtgcacgaag atgtcagggatcttggacccgttcttggagcagagaattgaggaacttcctcaagtccacgttggcactccgtatgtttctgccagtatcagcgtggttcaataggtctcatgaatgtctttcgagcctggtatcctctacagctgtctccaggccaggaatctccattgtagcagaacatctctcatcaatgtgttcgcatctctcctcaatccgtgcagccatcttTTCGGCCAGCtgctcttcgtatctcccatacagtcgacttcaacaggactgggcatgtctgaaagtagctcggagcctcaccagtaagctgatggcaggcagatcttccactgtctgccctttcaggttctggaaactgacccgtgaactcaggtctttgggcagcagcagtatctcgaactga